A region of the Siniperca chuatsi isolate FFG_IHB_CAS linkage group LG23, ASM2008510v1, whole genome shotgun sequence genome:
TGacaatatctctctctctttttctgtaacattgtttttctgctctctcCATCTTAACGCTACCATTGCTTACGCTAACATTGATCTCTCTAGTTGTGTCCAAATTTACTCCATATTTTCTAGTGCAAATATATTCAGAAGTGACAGAAGTCTCACTTTACTACTCACTACAGAGCAAATCTACCATGATGCTAACAttgttctctctgttttttctctctcggTCTATCTTGATGCAAAtgttgttctttctcttcttgtAGCTGAAGGAGAGCTTACACAGCGCCTCCTCTGAGGTGGCAAAGATCTACGTGGAAAACGATGACATGCGAACTATGCTCGAGGACCTACAGCAATCTGTAATGTTCTGCGTATAATGTTCTAACTCCTCTGAGTTTAGTCTAGCTAGGCTAAACACTGCTTCTTGTAGGCTCTTCTAGGATAAATGCTTTCCAGTGGATGTTAGAGGAGGGTACTCTCAAGTATACAGAAAACCTTCatataatcacatttttacacttgAAAGTTTTGGATTACAGTCACAATAATAGCTGCTATGttgttcaaaaataaaataaaaaataaaaaaacagggcACGCAGAAAAACCCTCAAGGAGGTTCAACAATCCTTATTGTGTTCTTGTTGACATAAAGTAAGTTACTGTATAATCCAAACACTTTTCCATCATGCTGCTACAAACACATATTTCCTCCCCGATATGGAGAATTTTAAGCAACATGTACGGGGGGTTGTTCAAATATAGTCATAAAACAAGGGAAACTGAAAAATATAGCCTTTCTCAAAAAATCTCTACAGCTGAGCTAAATAAAAAACCTTAACCACTATGTGAGATTTACAGTAATTCAGAAAGGTTTTAATATGTGCTCAATACTTTGGTGtaattatttcttaatttatCTTAAGTTCTCTCTTTCACTTAATATTATTGATATCCCATCATCTACAACGCAGGTTACTGCTAAAGACCGTTTCCACCTCTTGAAACTCACGCTCTCATGTGGTTGCAGGTCCAGTGCTGTGGAGTGGTGAGCGCCAAGGACTGGGGTGATGTTATCCCTAACTCCTGTCAGTGCAGCTCACATGCAGAATATAGAGTATTTGGATCAGAATGTATGTCCAGACCTCAGGTTGGTTTTATAACaggatatatatatagcagttgactgttttgcttttcttaGTATGATAACCATAACCTCTTGTTTTCTTGCAGGGAACCCAAGGCCCAGACCAAATCTACAAACAGGTATTCAATCAAGCAATCAACCAACCATCCAATTTACTAGTCTGTGATGTTTCCAGATAATGACcctttctccatctcctcttctGCAGACCTGTGGTGACTTCATCTTTTCGTTGGCCGACTTCGTCTTCAAGATCTTCATGGGCTTCTTATTTGGATTTGCTGTCACCGCAGTAAGCTCCGCTGTTATTCgcatatgttgttgttttttgtcatgttcTGTGACTGCATTGTTAAGATATTGTCAACAACAGCAATCTTTCAAGATCCATTATCACTATTGTGATATATAAAGCTTCAGAGGAGGGAAAATACACCAATATAAACAGTAGCATTAACCCCTGTTTTCCTCTTGTGGACTCCTGACCAACTCTTGCTCCTCATACTGAAAATTGGTTTTCTAAATTTCACAGACCAATAATTGGTAATAAGGAGTTGCAAAGTGTGAGGAGTAATTTccagaaaataaaattcacGATCATTTTCTGCACGGACAATGTCAGGTGTCGGACAGTCATGGAAATGCAAGGCTTGGACGTACATGGAACTCTCCTGGGTGAATCACGAGTACAAAAGATCAGCAACtgtgtctgaaaatgtttttttaatgaaaagttaaaaaggtGCAAGCCTGTGTAATTCACACTTCAGTCAACTACGAGTCCCAAAATGCACTTCAGTCCACTTCCAGATTCTGAGTCTAAACTTTGAGGCATAAAGAAGTCATTATGTAGTTAGGAATAGCACCAACGTTTACTTTACTGGTGACCACCCATCAATACAGATAGCTAACGTTGGACCATGCTGATTGTATATTGATTTTAAGAGATAACCAAATCTTGGATGCAAAGATTACATTACCTTGCTGACTGTGGCCAGGGCTGCTTGAGTTCATGTTTGCAAAGTAAACTGCTTAGCACTTAGCtcttagctaatgttagttttaGCCACAGCTGGCCATACAGCATAAATGTTGGCCTAAAATTTCAAATTAGAAGGGTACAGGGTCCCAACAAAGTGTCGGGTTTTGGATCGATTTCGAGCGGTTATCTTGCGTCGGGTATCTTCAGGTCGGGTTTGGGTTTGGTTAATTTCAAATATAATTTAGTAAGCAAATAATGGCCTTGGGTCAGTTGGGTTCACGTGGGTCGGGTCTTAAAGACGCAAGTACAGGCTGGGTTCGGGTCTCAGTTTTAGGCCCGTGGAGAACTGTAATCTTCCTTAATAAACTGCCGGAAAAATCCTTATTTCTCAGatacaaagttgaaataatttaatctGAACGCCATAACATGAACCTATTGTTAAATTATCCAGAAGACTTATGTTTCTATATTAAGAAACATTGAGGATCTCTAAAagcattaaaatttaaatttaaagtggGGAAAAACACTTCCAGAACCAGCGGGGCCTCCCGTTAAGCAAACGTATAGTGGTTGAAGACAGTTTGTCGTTTGAGCTCCACTCAGAAAGCTCAACAACTCATTCAGCTATTAAACTAACAATATGCAGGTAGTAAACTGATAACAACTGTTGGCCTCCAGTCAGCATTTAAATTCACAACAGCAGCTGCACGCAGTGTGGACTGGACAGATGATGGCTTGCTTAATGTCTTTCACTTCTGGTGTGAATTCAAGGTGTCTGACAGCTTGTCTACTGTACCtgtaacctgtctgtctgtctttctaacTGACTACCTGTCTTTATAGTTGCTGGGCCTGCTGGTCTCCCTCCTGATGATCCATCAAGTCAAACGTTATGACAGCGCAGGAGGAGCGTCCATTGCAATGAAGGGATACTGAAGGGAACCCTTCGTACCCAGCCCCTGACCCAGTGGTCAATACAtgatctc
Encoded here:
- the LOC122871558 gene encoding uncharacterized protein LOC122871558 isoform X2 — its product is MGKINGCLKCLFIFFNVLFAIIGCLLIYGAVRASTYNQQLSVTGGPAVGWSWVFAIGVLGISCLGIYAGCSEKGLALKILKESLHSASSEVAKIYVENDDMRTMLEDLQQSVQCCGVVSAKDWGDVIPNSCQCSSHAEYRVFGSECMSRPQGTQGPDQIYKQTCGDFIFSLADFVFKIFMGFLFGFAVTALLGLLVSLLMIHQVKRYDSAGGASIAMKGY
- the LOC122871558 gene encoding tetraspanin-6-like isoform X1; its protein translation is MGKINGCLKCLFIFFNVLFAIIGCLLIYGAVRASTYNQQLSVTGGPAVGWSWVFAIGVLGISCLGIYAGCSEKGLALKIFAGFMGIGMIIMLIFGIIVAVTRNQLKESLHSASSEVAKIYVENDDMRTMLEDLQQSVQCCGVVSAKDWGDVIPNSCQCSSHAEYRVFGSECMSRPQGTQGPDQIYKQTCGDFIFSLADFVFKIFMGFLFGFAVTALLGLLVSLLMIHQVKRYDSAGGASIAMKGY